The genomic stretch aaatatatatgatggggtagctgatggcaattccaacaaaggattttgcagagtgttttgagcagtggaagagaTTCTGGGAGAACTcagaggtctcaaggtgcctccTTCTAAAGCGGCTAGCCCATGATTGTCCTAtgtaaatgtttcttgtatcttcaataaatgtgtctttttcatagcacatggctggatactttctggacaggccttgtatgtCTTGTAGTTTGACCACCTTCAATAACACGTCAGTTATTAGGGAGgtacttttttgttttgagttGCTTTGGGGGGTTTGTGATAattcaccttttattttaaatatagaatgaACATACAATTATGAAGCAATGCATTCTCTTGACATATATGCTTTTACTTATgctgttaattaaaaaattcaagacagattgtctttatgtttgttttattaaatttcttttaaaatgggtATAAAGCTGTGATTAAAGTGTTTTAATAATACCTGTTatgaatacaaaaaaatattttggtgggAAAATACAGGTGACAAGGTTTGTTTCTATTTGtgtaattaaataatttgtttcaaagcaaagcaaataaTTTACACAAAGAGGGATAATTGTTTTCTTGTATCTCCTTAGGATAGCAGTGAGATTCACTTCAAAGTGAAAATGACAACACATCTCAAGAAACTCAAAGAATCATACTGTCAAAGACAGGTTTGTATATTATTGTATTAAATACAGTGCTTCCTTTGTCactaattttctttatctttatggCTTACCAGTATGTATAATTAAGgcaagtacattttattgatcagTATGAAATTTCCTTGTTTGTAACGAAAAGTATAGCCATATGTTAAATTTAAGTACTAACATTATTATCTTTAAgtactgtttattatttttatatataatagtaAAGATTACTGCTAATTGCATTCTATGCTTTTAATGTCaagtatttctcttttaaaaatcatatagaaatctaattaatttattaataccAAATTCTCACAAATTTTGGCCTTTGTGAACTAGATTATTAAGTCCTTTAACCTGTCTAGATTCAAATATGGGCTCTACTACTGTTTGAGTAAGAGTAAGTTATGTGCCTTGTCTCCCCCTTAGTAAAATGggaacttagccctggctggctagtgtggcttagttggttgagtgctggcctgtgaaccaaaaggtcgctggttcgattcctagtcagggcacatgcctgggttgtgggctaggcaCCCCAGTGGAGAacacacaagaggtaaccacacattgatgtttctctccctctctttctccctcccttcccctctctctaaaaataaataaaatcttttttttttaaaggaacttggtaaaatgggaatattacaGAGCCTACCCCATGAAGATATAAGATGACCTGCATAAAGCTCTTAACATGATGCATAAAAACTGcttaattgccctggctggtgtagctcagtggattgaatgcgggcctgccaagcaaggggttgctggtttgattcccagtaagggcacatgcctgggttgtaggccaggtccctggtagtgggtgagtgagaggcaagcacacattgaaaaaaaaaagagaaaaaatgcttaataaatgctacCCATTATTgttagtaataaaatataattttaaataaatgtaattggaATTAGTGTACTGATGCTCCTGGGCTTATGATGGGGTTGTGTCCCAGTAAACTCATCATAAATTGAAATATCataagtcaaaaatgcatttaatacatctGATCTTTTGAAACTCACAGCTTATCCTAGGCTACCTTAAATGTGCTTAgaactcaatattaaaaaatgctgGCAACACAGTGCTCTGTGGAATGTTGGTTGTCTGCCCCTGTGATCACATTGCTAACTGGGACCTGCAGCTTGTTGCTGCTGCCCAGCATCATGAAAGAGTATCTTATTGCATACCACTAGcctgagaaaagataaaaattcaaaatctgaAGTACAGTTGATCTTGAACAACATAGGggttattttatatgttatatgtattacatactgtattcttacaacaAAATAAGCTGGagaaaaaagttatgaaaaacataaggaaaatacaTCTGTAATACTGTATACacttactgaaaaaaatctgcatgtaagtgGCCTCATGCAGCTCAGACCCATGTTCAAGGTTTAACTATACAGTTTCTACAGTGCACACATCACTTATGGatcattataaagtaaaaaattttaagttagtGACCATCCGGATATAGGAgataaccaaaatatattttagtaatcGAATTGTGTTACATGATATTACCACAAGTATTGGAGGTTTTTTAGATGGTTTCTTTTTACAGTTAAAATTTACAACTTATATAAAAGTTGCTTTGGctagaagaaaaagagattaCCTAGGAGTTAGGATATGTAAAACAgtaaacatttttgtcttttccggttttgatatttttaaactcGGTAAAATCTTACTAATTGGGGCTCAACTAGTTCACATTTGTAATAATACTGATGAGCACTAAAATTGAGTGTTCACCAggggaaagaaacaaatattaagTGTGTTTTGCTAGGTACTAAGACACATTGTATTTAGCCCTCACaacaattttgaagaaaattatatagTGTTCTCTCTCCATCTATATACCAAGGAGTTGATTATTGAGGAAAAATAGCAAAGTAAAGAAGTAAATCACAAAGCTAAAGTTTATGGAAGGTGCTACATTTGGggagataattaaaatataatatcaaCTTAGAatcattttcaacttttttcctcCTTACTCAAGgacatgtgtattgattttagagagaagggaagggggagagagagagagggagagaaatgttaatgtgagaaacattgatcggtttcCTCTCATAAACACCTGGTGgagactgaacctgaaacctaggcatacgccctgactgggaattgaatctatCACTTTTTGGCTTACTgtatgatgttccaaccaactgagccacaccggacAGGGTGGCTAAGAGTATTCGGTCTTTAGAAAAGCTGTTTCTACTTAGTTCACAGAGGCttgataatatttttcttttatttaataacatgaaaGGAATAGGAAGCTTAATTTGTTAGAGCTATGTAATACCCAGTAGAGATTGAAAAGtacaaaaagtaaatatttattgagtcatttttccattttgtgtttattgattGGTTTCTATAGAAACATTTTTGACCTATAATTCAGTGTGTCCTATAATTAAATTAAACTCAAAGAATATTCTACCTTAGTcggttatatttattttatttaatatatgccCTGGAAAGAATTTACGTATGAAATTTAATGAATTTAGTGAAATGAAGGGTAAGTGTGTGTGGCCTTATGTACTTCTGTGTAGTACATATTGAAAGATAGTTTTAATTTTGGGTGGTTACTTTTGGGACCATGTTTAAGCACTGAAAATATGTTAAGTATTGAGCAAAATTTTCACAATACTTTTGGACTAAATTAATGATTCTTGATTTGTACTTAGTGAAGTTATTTCTCATTGCATGAGTCATATCTTAGCtattttgttgaataagtgatttaaaaattattttaatatctttgtgATAAAGATATTTGTGATACAGTGCTATCTATGCTGTCTGGCAGGTTTATTGTAGCTTATCTGATCAGCTGTGATGCTTTTATCATATTTCTatgatttaatctttttaaaaccaGTTTTGCTTGTATAGTTGGAAGTGAGTGAGGGTGCTCATCCAGtttctgattttatcttttatgttaGCTTACAAATAGTTGTCAAGAGCACTGGCTTAGAACAGATTTGGCCTTAAAATCTTGGCTTGCTGTGTGCCCTCTCCTTACCTTTGATTCCCtagctgtaaaatgaagataaggtGATGGACAATTATGATTATGTATGTAAAATGCTTGGGACAGGGATGGCTTTGCAAATAATTTGTACTCAATAAATTGTAATTATGATGAAACAATTAGCTAATTTTATGTTCTATGTATTCTGTTGAAGCTTTCATGTTTGCTTTTTTGTGCATCAAAGTTTTTATCTCTTctaagatttgtgtgtgtgtgtatatatatatatatatatgtttttttgcctttttaggGAGTTCCAATGAATTCACTCAGGTTTCTCTTTGAAGGTCAGAGAATTGCTGATAATCACACTCCAAAAGAAGTGagtaaaatttcttctttgagtcaagaaaaattttaaattctgcattGAATGATTTGGTTCATGGTAAACGGCCCATTTCTTGAATATTCTCTGATTTAAGTGATACATCAtttgtcagagaaaaaaataatcatttgagTTGCACTTCCCATATATTGCCTTCAAAAGTACCAATATAAAGAGAAGTTGAAAGTGGAATGGGGTGCAGAGATTGTCATAAGGCACATACTGTGTCTTTTTGAAGAAGGACAGATATTCCTCAAATTTGGCAGATTTTCTGGTACACTTTTATGGTGATGGTGACCGTTATGGTTTGATTTTGACTTTGACCCATCTTGAGAATTTCATACAGAAGCTTAGTGTGTATTAATATATTTGGCTCTGTCATCTTGATTTATCATGTTTTTTAATGcttctgttttaatttgttttattgtattatgtGGACTGTTTTCTTTGCTTATATATTTCttcaatttgggtttgtctgatgtttcctcgtGATTACATAGATTCAGTTTTGCATTTTTGGTACAAGTGGCACAGAGCGAAGCCGTGTACTTCTGAGTGCATCGCATCAGGAGGTACTGATGGCTCTTTGTCTTGTTATGGGTATAGTTACTTAATGTGGTAACTGCCAGGTTTCTCCATTGCGAAGTTATcatttctctttgtaattaataatTTGTGGGGAGATGCTTTGAAACTGTGAATATTCTTCTTAAGATACTGGCCAGTGAGGGACCTCTTTAGGTTGGTGTCTGTGTTCTTTTTGACATGTCTCCATCGTTTTTTccccatcttttaaaaagtttttatcttAAACTAATTTTCaacttatagaaaagttgcaagagTAGTACAAAATATTGTACTCTCTTCTACCTAGATTCacctatttttaacattttgctacCTTTACTTATTATACTTCCCTAACCCCCATGTATATATTTAGGTATGTATACCCTATGAACCATTTCGGAGTAGGTTGCATGTACCATGGCCATTTACTACTTAATATTTTAGTATGTATTTCTTAAGAACAGGTATATTTTATGTAACCACAGTGCTGTTAATCAAATTTAGGACACTTAATATTATTAGAATACTTTAAGCTACAACCTAATTTTGTCATTTGTCCCAGTTGTGTCTTTTATAACAAATTTTCTCTCCTGTCACAGGACCCAGCTCAGTATcaacatattttattcaattgCCTCCTTAATCATCTTTAATGTGGAGCATTTCCTCAGCTATTCTTGTCTTCTATGACATTTACATCTTTGAAGAATACATATTAGTTATTTTCTAGAAAGTCCTGGATCTGGGTTATGTATTATGTTTTTGGCTGAATACTACATAAATGGTGATGTGTCTTTCTCAGGGTGTAATGATaggtgatgttaatttttttcactcaatttaacttttttctttactgtgtaattgttgtttttcctctttcattgaGTAATTTGTTGGGACATACTTTTGATTGTCTTTCTCATCAAACTTTCCCCCCAAGGTTTAGTTTCTACCCACCATCTTGAGCATTTCTTTACTTTCAGTAAGGTGTTCCACACTCATCTTTTTTCCCTGTTCTAGcttaaaataatctcttttttttttttttttaagattttatttatttttagagagggaagcgagggagaaagagagagagagagagaaacatcaatgtgcggttgctgggggccatggcctgcaatccaggcatgtgccctgactgggaatcaaacctgggatgctttggtttacagcccgagctcaatccactgagctacaccagccagggcttaaaataatCTCTTAATACAGAACAGATACTAAATGCATTTTGGTGACAACTCCTTATCATTGCTAAGAGCTTATATTTCCAGAAAAGTACTGGAGCAGTGAGAAAGAGTAGATATTTAGGGAGTGGCTTCCTTGCCCCATTGTTCATTCATCTCTGCTAATGTACATAGTTTGAAGACACAGGCTACCTTTCTGATTTCAAGGTTCCCTTGTAATGTTTGGAATTTCATTCCTTGCAGTATTTAACAGGCTTTATGTgtaattaaaatgaagttttatagcatctttaataatttaatatttatatgtgtacCACAGCCAAGATAACCATAACACAAATGCCAATTTAACCCCTTAAAAATTCTAAATCCTTAGAagcctgtgttttatttttagttttctttgcatgctttaatttttttatattttgaaattctgcATAAAAACATGGCCTATAAAATATGAAacttatccctggctggcatagctcagtggattgagcgcaggctgtaaaccaaagtgtcgcaggttcgatttctagccagggtacatgcctgggttgcaggccataacccccagcaaccacatattgatgtttctctctttttctatctccctcccttccttctctaaaaataaataaataaaatcttaaaaaaaaagtactcacgtttaaaaaaatatgaaacttttcTTATTAGAGGTTATTGATCttagactttaaaatttttatttttcatttgtttttttgtggttcATTATAGTTCAGTGAACACAATGctagttttttatttcagtctaCCTATTGTTTCTCAATCCTGGCTGCACACAGGAATGAACAGATTCAGAGTCCTTTATCCTCAATAAGGGTGTACCTGGGTTACACCCTGTGTGACACCGTGCCCCTTTGTGTACTCTCCTTTTTTGTATAAAGACTTctcatagttaaaaataaaagtaataagacCAAACTATTAAactatataaaatggaaaatatactcTGAATATATCTGCATTCCCATTTAGCAGGCaaccattaattattttttttttaacatttatttttagagagaggggaagggaggaagaaagagataaacattgattggtCAGAGgcaaccattattaatataatagtCCTCCTTAGCAGTATTGTTTTCTGTGGTCTGAGTTACCTGCAAGCAACTGTGGTCCTAAAATAGTaaatggaaaactccagaaataaacaattcattggTTGGAAATtgtgcaccattctgagtagtgtgatgaaatcttgtgcTGTCCCATGCTGTCCTGCTCTGTCCTGCCTGGGATGCAGATCTTCTCTCTGTCCAGTGTATTCGTGCTTTGTGTACTGCCCACTTGTTAGTCACTTAGTGGTTGTCTTGGTTTTCAGATCGACTGTTTTAGTatctcagtgcttgtgttcaagtaaccctatTTTACtcaataatggccccaaagcacaagaataGTGATACTGGCAATTTGGAtataccaaagaagaaaaaacatagtatatatgttttttatatatgtatatacatatatacatagtatatatgtatatatatatatgttatgtaGGAAAAAGCGATATATATATAGGGTTTGTTACTGTGGCTTCAGGCCTCTCCTAGGCGGTCTGGAACATATCTCCACAGCTAAGTGTAATGTCTGTAAGAAAAAAACTTCTGTGCTATTTCAATGCATGTGAAATTTGTAAAGATAATTGCCTATATACTTGGCTTAATTTCTATAAAAGGCATTTTAAAGGATCCCCCTTTGTTCCTGTAAGAATTGAGAAGGGATGGAGTGAAAGATAATCTAGCTTATAAAACTGGAGGAATTGAATAAAAGTAGATATATAGATAATTTTTCTGCATTGAGAGTGGtcactgtcaaaaaaaaaaaattattatatgccAGAAGGAATTCTAGATGACAAGCAAACCACTTGGAAATGAATCCTTAGGCATCTCTTTTCTAACTAAAATCACATATATTTCAAAGTGATCAggttttttgaaaaagaaaagagatttttatcaggtagttacatacatttagaagtaaaatgatttttagaaatatgCCATCAAACTATTGTTTAAACTATGAAATACATGTTCCCTTAGATTTAGTACTCTTTTAAGGTCCTTTCCGATACAACACTTACGTTTTATATAGCGAATAGGCTGGAAAGTGAAATTGACTCAGCAAAGTAATAAATGACTTCATTGACATAGAATCTGAGGGAAAGACATATCTCCATGTGTCTTTAAAGGAACTGCATTCTTAATCTTGGAATAGTACAACTGTGGATCCCCTTTGTATCTTTTTGTACCTTAAAACAGTGGCTGCATAATTGcagtcaattaaaaaatcatGCTTTTATAttctgttaaaatgtttttattttctcttacagctgggaatggaggaagaagatGTGATTGAAGTTTATCAGGAACAAACAGGGGGTCATTCAACGGTTtagatattctttttattttatttacttttccctcagtccttttttatttttaaaattagttctttTGTAATGTGGTGTTCAGAATTGAATTGAAAACTGACCCCTACCCCCTGTGTCTTTAAAACATCTGGTAATTTGAATTCTAGTGCCCAttcattattgttttgttttcattgtgctGATTTTTGGTGATCAAACCTTAGACCCCTTCATACTGCCCTCTCCTTTTTAAACATTACATGTGTGCACAGAGAGGCCACCTTTTTCAGGACTGTGCATTTTCAGGCTTGTGATACATGAGGTCGACCAATTCAAGTGTTCGTAATGACATTTCTAATTGGCCCGGAAGTTCTAGCTTGTGATTGCTTCACTCCTGGACTATGACTTTCAGTGGGAGATGGAGGTTTTTCGGAGAACTGAACCGTGGAAAATGACCTTTCCTTAACTTGAAGctacttttaaaatctgaaggTCTGgaccaaaagaagagaaataccaGGTTGGAGTCAAGACGACAGATAAAGCGAGAGTAAAGACTAACTCCAAAGATGGCTTCactgaagaaaaagcattttaagagTAAAGAAAAATCTTGTCAGAAGATCCCAGAAAAGTTCTAATTTTCATTAGCAGTTAATAAAGTTATTCATGCAGAAGTGTGTACAACAGAACactgctcttttttattttaatttgtactttttggCCTGGGATATGGGTTTTAAATGGACATTGTCTGTACCagcttcattaaaataaacaaaatatttgtaaaaatcacactaatgttccattttatttttaattgtacagaaagaaaaaaaaggctgaaacAAGATTTTCTTGCATAATACTGGAAATTATTGTTTGTACGTggtacaaatacatattttttcagtaCTGTACAGTGATGGTCATCATGGCTTTGAAGCACTGAAAGTTACTGAAGTGCCTTCTGAATTAAGGATTTAATTAAGGCCACAATACCTTCTTAAATACTcagtgttctgttttttaaaaatacttgatattTCTGTATGGTGCATATATATGATACAGTTACCTAATCATGTTGAATAAATGGGCACACCAAAAATTCTTAATTGGTTTATATTGATAATTTCAGTTATTCCTTTAACAAAATGTTTCTCTGCTTACTTAAGGtttgatatattttgtttatattttccctttatttctttatatcttatATACTTAAATTGTGTAAGATTAAAGTACCAAATAAGTTTCTATTAGAGGTCTtatccttttaactttttaatgaatCACACAATTTAGTATATCTATGCATACACATAATCCAGTTTGATGTTATCCCAAATAGAATGTCATCTGGGCATTTGAGAAAAGCAGGTAAAACCTGTCTCTAATGCATTTTATAAACTGTTATAAATCCAGGTCACCTCCTAAAAATAATTGGTTTGCCTTATAAATTCTTGTATCTGACCCtatctgaaaaattatttgtattatatatagtCTAGGTAAATTACTGCGTTTAGACCATCACCTGgcatttattacattatattaaacAGTGACTAGAAATTAGGCCAGTTGTAGGAAATCCTCATTGAATTGTGTATTTCTATCAGGCCTGAGTAACAAAGCTGATAGACTATTTGAGCAATCCGGAATGCGTGAATAGGTGGTTTGGTGTCTTATTTTTGTTTGCATCTCTGAAGGCTCTCAGCATTTAGGTGATAGAGCTTAGCTACTggggaaataaattttatattttcaattaattgGGTTCTTCCAAATGCATTGAATTTTGCTGTGGTTAACTTTCAAATGTGATTATCTATCTGGTGTAGTAATGCTGGTAAAATAGGCCTTTCACAGCAACAGTTTAATAGATTATCAGAATTGGAAGGGACCTTGAATAACATTTAGTGTAGCCACTCTATATAGTGCTTGACTGCAACATCCTAAATTtgtaaaagaaggaagaaaataaagtcaataatgGTAATTTGCCCCACAGGGATGTTTTCCTTGagtgttctttcttttgttcttggtTGAATGATTTGATATGCTCCTTTCTCATCtgataaaataattgaaagaaagaatgaatgaatgtgtaagtAGGGCCATCAAGTTTGAGAAAAAGACATTAAATTCACTATTACTGATAGCCAGTGTttgggtcattttatttttacataaaacaaggaattaaaaataagcatCAAATCTAAGGTCAATAACAGCAATACAGAATCAAAATTAAGCTTGATTTCTGGATTGTAGAAGTACAATTTCTGTAGAATACAAATACCTTATAAGCATTAGTGGGAAATTTGAGGAAATCTGCAAATACCAAGGTTTTCAGCTGTGGACAGTGAAGTGTAGCAAAGGAGATTTGTGGGAAAATTCAGGTTCAGATAATGCTTGCTTCAATATCCTTTTATAGATCTTTGCTGAAGCTCTTGCATCCCCTTTAATAATTCTGTGATAAAACTAGATACTTATTAAATAGATGTTAAAGACAAATGATCCAATCAAGACTCCTCCTTGACAGAgtcagtgtgatttttaaaatggggcAGTTATGCCAGTTGTTAGTTCTTCAAATCACAGTTGGAAGGCAAACCTTAAAGATTTGTTACATTTTCTGGGCTCTAGAGCAGTTTGCTATCCAGGAGAATTTTTGTGATAATAAGAATGTTTTATATCTGTGCTGTACAAAACGGTAGCCAGTAGCCACACGTGGTTATTGAGCACTTGAATTGTGGCTAGTGTGGCCAGA from Phyllostomus discolor isolate MPI-MPIP mPhyDis1 chromosome 4, mPhyDis1.pri.v3, whole genome shotgun sequence encodes the following:
- the SUMO1 gene encoding small ubiquitin-related modifier 1: MSDQEAKPSTEDLGDKKEGEYIKLKVIGQDSSEIHFKVKMTTHLKKLKESYCQRQGVPMNSLRFLFEGQRIADNHTPKELGMEEEDVIEVYQEQTGGHSTV